A window from Mycobacterium saskatchewanense encodes these proteins:
- a CDS encoding acetolactate synthase large subunit, protein MNGAQALINTLVDGEVDVCFANPGTSEMHFVAALDTVPGMRGVLTLFEGVATGAADGYARMADRPAAVLLHLGPGLGNGLANLHNARRARVPMVVVVGDHATYHKKYDAPLESDIDAVAGTVSGWMRRTADTGAVGADAAEAIAASRSGSKISTLILPADVSWTDGAQPAATPTGRPPEADPTLAVEVVEVLRSGEPTVIMVGGDATRGPGLAAAARIAEATGARLLCETFPARLERGAGVPAIDRLAYFAEAATAQLDGAKHLVLAGAKSPVSFFAYPGMPSDLVPAGCDVHLLAEHSGAAEALIALADELAPGTEASVAEASRPELPTGALTSAAAAGVIGALLPQGAIVVDESNTSGLLLPQATAGSPAHDWLTLTGGAIGYGIPAAVGAAVAAPDRPVLCLESDGSAMYTISGLWTQARENLNVTTVLYDNSAYDILRVELQRVGAGSAPGPKALDLLDLSRPTMDFVKIAEGMGVPGRRVTTAEEFADALRHAFAEPGPHLIDAVVPSLFG, encoded by the coding sequence GTGAACGGCGCTCAGGCTTTGATCAACACCCTGGTCGACGGCGAGGTCGACGTGTGCTTCGCCAACCCCGGCACCTCGGAGATGCATTTCGTGGCCGCGTTGGACACCGTGCCGGGGATGCGTGGCGTGCTGACCCTCTTCGAGGGTGTAGCCACCGGGGCGGCCGACGGCTATGCCCGCATGGCCGACCGGCCGGCTGCGGTGCTGCTGCACCTGGGGCCCGGCCTGGGCAACGGGCTCGCCAATCTGCACAACGCGCGCCGGGCCCGGGTGCCGATGGTGGTGGTCGTCGGCGACCACGCCACCTATCACAAAAAGTACGACGCCCCACTGGAATCCGACATCGACGCGGTCGCCGGCACCGTGTCGGGCTGGATGCGCAGAACCGCCGACACCGGCGCCGTCGGCGCCGACGCGGCCGAGGCCATCGCCGCCAGTCGGTCTGGTTCGAAGATCTCGACGCTGATCCTGCCAGCCGACGTGTCGTGGACCGACGGGGCCCAACCCGCAGCGACGCCGACGGGGCGGCCGCCGGAAGCCGATCCGACGCTGGCCGTCGAGGTGGTGGAGGTGCTGAGGTCGGGGGAGCCGACGGTGATCATGGTTGGCGGGGATGCGACCCGTGGGCCGGGGTTGGCGGCGGCCGCGCGGATCGCGGAGGCGACGGGTGCCCGGTTGTTGTGCGAGACGTTCCCGGCGCGACTGGAACGCGGCGCGGGCGTGCCCGCCATCGATCGGCTCGCGTACTTCGCCGAGGCCGCCACGGCCCAGTTGGACGGCGCCAAGCATTTGGTGCTGGCCGGTGCGAAATCGCCCGTGTCGTTCTTCGCCTATCCCGGCATGCCGAGCGACCTGGTACCGGCCGGGTGCGACGTGCACCTGCTGGCCGAACACAGCGGTGCCGCCGAGGCTTTGATCGCGCTGGCCGACGAACTGGCGCCCGGGACCGAAGCGTCGGTAGCGGAGGCGTCGCGCCCGGAGTTGCCCACGGGTGCGCTCACGTCCGCGGCCGCGGCCGGGGTGATCGGGGCGCTGTTGCCGCAGGGCGCGATCGTCGTCGACGAGTCGAACACGTCCGGCCTGCTGCTGCCGCAGGCCACCGCCGGGTCACCGGCCCACGACTGGCTGACGCTGACCGGCGGGGCGATTGGCTATGGCATCCCGGCGGCGGTGGGCGCGGCGGTGGCGGCCCCGGACCGACCCGTACTCTGCCTGGAGTCGGACGGTTCGGCCATGTACACCATCTCCGGGTTGTGGACCCAGGCACGGGAGAACCTGAACGTGACGACCGTGCTCTACGACAACAGCGCCTACGACATCCTGCGAGTGGAGCTGCAGCGCGTCGGGGCCGGTTCCGCTCCGGGTCCGAAGGCGCTGGACCTCCTTGATTTGTCGCGGCCGACAATGGACTTCGTGAAGATCGCCGAGGGCATGGGCGTTCCCGGTCGGCGCGTCACCACCGCCGAGGAGTTCGCCGACGCGTTGCGTCACGCCTTTGCCGAGCCCGGTCCCCACCTCATCGACGCGGTGGTGCCGTCACTGTTCGGTTAG
- a CDS encoding fructosamine kinase family protein produces MSDFVKQHPAAPDGYFAWEAAGLQWLSAVKGGVPCAHVVSVDATSLTLGRLDSVTPTADAAREFGGRLAVTHAAGAPAFGAGPDGWDAPGFFGPLSRPLPMSLRPHGRWGEFYADERLAPMADLAAPRLDTATRGATDAVAERCRVGDFDDDDRPARLHGDLWNGNVMWTRDGVALIDPAAHGGHRETDLAMLALFGCPHYDDVLAGYQRIAPLRPGWRDRIGLHQLFPLLAHVVLFGGGYAAQAHAAARAALAA; encoded by the coding sequence TTGAGCGACTTCGTCAAGCAGCACCCGGCCGCACCCGACGGCTACTTCGCCTGGGAAGCCGCCGGCCTGCAATGGCTTTCGGCCGTCAAAGGCGGCGTGCCGTGCGCACACGTGGTGTCCGTCGACGCGACCAGCCTGACGCTGGGCCGGCTCGATTCGGTCACTCCCACCGCGGACGCGGCGCGCGAGTTCGGCGGCCGGCTGGCCGTCACGCACGCGGCGGGCGCGCCGGCATTCGGCGCCGGCCCCGACGGATGGGACGCGCCCGGGTTCTTCGGGCCGCTGTCGCGGCCGTTGCCGATGTCGCTGCGCCCGCACGGACGGTGGGGCGAGTTCTACGCGGACGAGCGGCTGGCCCCCATGGCCGACCTGGCCGCGCCGCGCCTGGACACCGCGACCCGCGGCGCGACCGACGCGGTCGCCGAACGGTGCCGCGTGGGTGACTTCGACGACGACGATCGGCCGGCCCGGCTGCACGGCGACCTGTGGAACGGCAACGTCATGTGGACCCGCGACGGGGTGGCGCTGATCGACCCGGCCGCGCACGGCGGTCACCGCGAGACCGACCTGGCGATGCTGGCGCTGTTCGGCTGCCCGCACTACGACGACGTCCTCGCCGGGTACCAGCGCATTGCACCGCTGCGGCCGGGTTGGCGCGACCGCATCGGCCTGCACCAGCTTTTCCCATTGCTCGCGCACGTCGTGCTGTTCGGCGGCGGGTATGCGGCGCAGGCGCACGCTGCCGCCCGCGCCGCGCTTGCGGCCTAG
- a CDS encoding amidase — translation MSTPPCTAVDLARRVRAGQLDAVDVTTVALERIAGDSRAAAAFRHVRREEALSDAAQLARRPDLGELPLAGVPVAVKEVAAVRGEHLPWSMTGGRRFDSDSDIVERLRAAGAVIIGTTRTPQSCLWPMTDDRDAIVANPWVSTCTAGGSSGGSAAAVAAGLVPLAHGTDAFGSVRSPAAICGIVGFTPGLGTVPATDRDQWSGLYTHGPLATTVSDAALMLSVLADKPELATVGAVGALRIALSLRPPGFALPIPKEYRAAAVRTGDLLRESGHRVVQHSPRYGNIAPAMLARWLAGPGPGAPAPARPEPRTRRHLQAAALVRSAGLIRARPQRKWITRARAFFDHHDVLITPMLATLPPPSKRWSDRAWLPNAVAAVRLTPFLGPWDLAGFPAMSVPIGRLPTEPPIGVQLVAPPGRESLLLAVAAQLESLDPWPRIAGDPSSGGSRASS, via the coding sequence ATGTCCACCCCACCATGTACTGCAGTCGATCTGGCGCGTCGTGTGCGCGCCGGTCAACTCGATGCCGTCGACGTGACCACGGTCGCCCTCGAACGGATTGCCGGTGATTCCCGCGCTGCGGCGGCGTTTCGCCACGTCAGGCGGGAGGAGGCGCTCAGCGATGCAGCGCAGCTCGCCCGCCGCCCCGACCTGGGGGAACTACCTCTTGCCGGAGTGCCGGTGGCGGTCAAGGAAGTAGCGGCCGTGCGGGGCGAACACCTCCCGTGGTCCATGACGGGCGGTCGACGATTCGATTCTGACAGCGACATCGTCGAGCGTCTCCGAGCCGCGGGAGCAGTGATCATCGGAACGACTCGAACGCCGCAATCGTGTCTGTGGCCGATGACCGACGACCGAGACGCAATCGTCGCGAACCCGTGGGTATCCACCTGCACTGCAGGTGGATCATCAGGTGGTAGCGCGGCCGCGGTCGCTGCCGGCCTGGTTCCCCTCGCCCACGGCACCGACGCGTTCGGGTCTGTGCGCTCACCGGCCGCCATATGCGGAATAGTCGGATTCACACCAGGTTTGGGAACCGTTCCGGCCACGGACCGGGATCAATGGTCGGGCCTGTACACCCACGGGCCGCTGGCTACCACCGTTTCCGATGCGGCCTTGATGCTTTCGGTGCTAGCGGACAAACCCGAACTCGCCACCGTCGGTGCGGTCGGCGCGCTGCGCATCGCTCTCTCCCTACGGCCGCCAGGGTTCGCGCTCCCGATCCCGAAGGAATATCGCGCCGCCGCTGTGCGGACCGGCGACCTGCTCCGAGAGTCTGGCCATCGCGTCGTGCAGCACTCACCGCGCTACGGAAACATCGCTCCGGCGATGCTGGCCCGTTGGCTTGCCGGTCCCGGGCCCGGCGCCCCGGCTCCGGCTCGGCCCGAACCGCGTACTCGGCGACACCTACAGGCGGCAGCCCTCGTACGGTCTGCAGGACTGATCAGAGCGCGGCCACAACGCAAGTGGATCACCCGAGCGCGGGCATTCTTCGATCATCACGACGTGTTGATAACCCCCATGCTCGCGACGCTTCCGCCCCCGTCGAAGCGGTGGAGCGATCGAGCATGGCTTCCCAATGCGGTGGCGGCGGTTCGATTGACCCCTTTCCTGGGGCCGTGGGATCTCGCCGGCTTTCCAGCCATGTCGGTACCGATTGGGCGGCTGCCGACCGAGCCACCGATCGGTGTGCAACTCGTGGCACCCCCCGGCCGGGAGTCGTTGTTATTGGCGGTGGCGGCCCAGCTCGAGAGTCTCGATCCGTGGCCGCGCATCGCGGGTGATCCGTCGTCCGGCGGATCGCGGGCTTCGAGCTGA
- a CDS encoding serine hydrolase family protein has translation MRHHAPRASFEQLSAADSPPMGIAVAAGAELYSFGRWSSGVAWSTIKVPLAIAALRNDRPRAIDLATEAIVESDNPAAEHLWTQLGAPPDAAQKVRAILVDSGDTDTVVESRRLREGFTPFGQTHWSLSRQAQFAARLPDLEGADPVLELMRNLTPTHRWGLAAKGAAAKGGWGPGTDGSYLVRQFAVVPTSSGHAGVAMAAQADSFETGIDAVNAMADWLAGHLPTLTEQ, from the coding sequence ATGCGACACCATGCGCCACGGGCGAGCTTCGAACAGCTGTCAGCCGCGGATTCGCCCCCCATGGGAATTGCAGTGGCCGCCGGAGCCGAATTGTATTCATTTGGCCGGTGGTCCTCCGGAGTTGCCTGGTCAACCATTAAAGTTCCCCTCGCAATAGCGGCATTGCGCAACGACCGCCCACGCGCAATTGACCTGGCGACCGAAGCCATCGTCGAGTCGGATAATCCGGCGGCCGAACATTTGTGGACACAACTCGGCGCACCCCCCGACGCCGCACAAAAGGTGCGGGCTATTCTCGTCGATTCCGGTGACACCGACACGGTGGTCGAGTCCCGTCGGCTGCGCGAGGGTTTCACCCCGTTCGGGCAGACGCACTGGTCCCTGAGCCGCCAGGCGCAGTTCGCCGCCCGCTTACCCGACCTCGAGGGCGCCGACCCCGTCCTCGAGCTGATGCGAAACCTGACCCCGACCCACCGCTGGGGCCTGGCCGCCAAAGGGGCTGCCGCCAAGGGCGGTTGGGGTCCCGGCACCGACGGGAGCTACTTGGTCCGGCAATTCGCTGTCGTACCAACCTCATCCGGGCACGCCGGCGTCGCGATGGCGGCGCAGGCCGACTCCTTCGAGACAGGAATCGATGCGGTCAACGCGATGGCCGACTGGCTCGCCGGCCACCTCCCGACGCTAACCGAACAGTGA
- a CDS encoding PE family protein: protein MTAVRAAPRRDHGTAGSDGTNGSGGNAGNGGDGGQGYDAKTLSAVLGTSGTDGGTGGDGGTGGAAGGAGAHAGNGGTGGGGGTGGDGADGTVLTNAGNAGAGGNGGAGGAGGSTANGGSSGVDGSGGDAGDGGVGGQGYDASTSALTAPGQAGTNGGNGGNGGVGGAAGGATATSGAGGNGGAGGVGGSGANGADSLTGLTKGQDGGAGGNGGDGGQGGAHGATNGGPAGSDGTNANGGNAGDGGNGGKGYDANTLGMLGDAGTDGGNGGAGGVGGDAGGAGAHAGNGGTGGGGGAGGDGANGALLNGLDGGNAGNGGLGGDGGAAGAAHGGTTGTDGSGGGGGDGGNGGQGFDATNALAGTSGTNGGAGGAGGVGGAAGGAGATSGAGGNGGTGGVGGDGANGADSLTGLTKGGDGGNGGNGGDGGQGGAHGATHGGTAGSDGTNGSGGNAGNGGDGGQGYDAKTLSAVLGTSGTDGGTGGDGGTGGAAGGAGAHAGNGGTGGGGGTGGDGANGTQGVTSLIGGGQGGDGGNGGDGGTGGAAGSIVNGGSTGADGVDGNGGNAGNGGDGGRGFDASGLTGTGLSGGDGGKAGDGGVGGAAGGTSAMSGQGGNGGTGGTGGGGASGSNAVTGLTKGGDGGAGGNGGDGGLGGAHGATNGGTAGSDGTNGSGGTGGNGGIGGKGYDANTLGLLGDAGTDGGRGGDGGIGGAAGGTGAHSGNGGTGGGGGAGGDGADGTLLTNAGDGGDGGVGGNGGSAGSTTNGGSEGSNGGGGTGGTGGNGGNGYDASGLTGTGTSGTNGGSGGTGGDGGAPGGTGATGGQGGDGGKGGYGGNGATGTGNAGTGGAGGNGGDGGDPGRGGIPGAAGGTMGAEGAGGDGGKGGAGGDGGAGAAGANSLPQLQLSQAPTGTAGTSSSINGGAGTDATNTQETGGTGGAGYGSPLGLNPTGGNGGTGGNGGPLGTGGTGGAGGGGSVLGGRGGDGGDGGSGGLGGAGGGGGGVLLGTSGGTAGNGGTGGDGGSGGLTGGIGGPGGSVAVGLGSHGGNGGTGGNGGTGATGGTGGTGGHGGTGGAGGANGGSGGAGGAGGAGGQGGTGATGGYGGMGGAGGDVLVGAGAGSQAGNGGTGGTGGTGGIGGTGGTGGNGGNGGAPGAGGNGTGGGGGAGGAAGTGGTGGGSGTGGDGGRGGLSVLGAGGVAGGQGGTGAAGGAGSGGGQGADGSAG, encoded by the coding sequence GTGACGGCGGTCAGGGCGGCGCCACGGCGCGACCACGGCACCGCCGGCAGTGACGGCACCAACGGCAGCGGCGGCAACGCCGGCAACGGCGGTGACGGCGGCCAGGGGTATGACGCCAAGACGTTGAGTGCGGTGTTGGGCACCTCGGGCACCGACGGCGGCACCGGCGGCGACGGCGGCACCGGCGGGGCGGCCGGCGGTGCGGGCGCCCATGCCGGTAACGGCGGCACCGGCGGTGGTGGTGGAACCGGTGGTGATGGCGCTGATGGCACGGTGCTGACCAATGCGGGCAACGCCGGTGCGGGCGGCAACGGCGGGGCCGGCGGGGCTGGCGGGTCGACCGCCAATGGCGGCAGCTCTGGTGTCGACGGCAGCGGCGGCGACGCCGGTGACGGCGGGGTCGGCGGCCAGGGGTATGACGCGAGCACCAGTGCGTTGACCGCACCCGGCCAAGCGGGCACCAACGGCGGCAACGGCGGTAACGGCGGGGTCGGCGGGGCCGCGGGTGGGGCCACCGCAACCTCGGGTGCCGGCGGCAACGGCGGAGCAGGTGGGGTCGGGGGCAGCGGCGCCAACGGGGCTGACTCGTTGACCGGCCTGACCAAAGGACAAGACGGCGGGGCCGGCGGTAACGGCGGTGACGGCGGTCAGGGCGGCGCCCACGGCGCGACCAACGGCGGCCCCGCCGGCAGCGACGGCACCAACGCCAACGGCGGCAACGCCGGCGACGGCGGGAACGGCGGCAAGGGCTACGACGCCAACACGTTGGGCATGTTGGGCGATGCCGGCACTGATGGCGGCAACGGCGGGGCCGGCGGCGTCGGAGGTGATGCCGGTGGCGCCGGCGCCCACGCCGGTAACGGCGGCACCGGCGGTGGTGGTGGCGCCGGTGGTGATGGCGCCAACGGCGCCTTACTCAACGGCCTGGACGGGGGCAACGCGGGCAACGGTGGCCTAGGTGGCGACGGGGGCGCGGCCGGCGCCGCCCATGGCGGCACCACCGGCACCGATGGCAGCGGCGGTGGCGGCGGTGACGGCGGCAACGGCGGTCAGGGCTTTGACGCGACGAATGCGCTGGCTGGAACGTCCGGCACCAATGGCGGGGCCGGCGGGGCCGGCGGGGTCGGCGGGGCGGCCGGCGGTGCGGGCGCGACCTCGGGTGCCGGCGGCAACGGCGGCACCGGTGGGGTCGGGGGTGATGGCGCCAACGGGGCCGACTCGTTGACCGGCCTGACCAAGGGAGGCGACGGCGGTAACGGCGGTAACGGCGGTGACGGCGGTCAGGGCGGCGCCCACGGCGCGACCCACGGCGGCACCGCCGGCAGTGACGGCACCAACGGCAGCGGCGGCAACGCCGGCAACGGCGGTGACGGCGGCCAGGGGTATGACGCCAAGACGTTGAGTGCGGTGTTGGGCACCTCGGGCACCGACGGCGGCACCGGCGGCGACGGCGGCACCGGCGGGGCGGCCGGCGGTGCGGGCGCCCATGCCGGTAACGGCGGCACCGGCGGTGGTGGTGGAACCGGTGGTGATGGCGCCAACGGAACCCAGGGCGTCACGTCATTGATCGGCGGTGGCCAAGGCGGCGACGGAGGCAACGGCGGCGACGGTGGCACCGGAGGGGCGGCAGGCTCCATCGTCAACGGCGGCAGTACCGGTGCTGACGGCGTCGACGGCAACGGCGGCAACGCCGGCAACGGCGGCGACGGCGGACGCGGCTTCGACGCCAGCGGCCTTACCGGCACCGGGCTCAGCGGCGGTGACGGCGGCAAGGCGGGCGACGGCGGCGTCGGCGGAGCCGCCGGCGGTACGAGCGCAATGTCCGGCCAAGGCGGCAACGGCGGAACCGGCGGGACCGGGGGCGGCGGCGCCAGCGGGTCCAATGCCGTCACCGGCCTGACCAAGGGAGGCGACGGCGGGGCCGGAGGCAACGGCGGTGACGGCGGCCTGGGCGGCGCCCACGGCGCGACCAACGGCGGCACCGCCGGCAGCGACGGCACCAACGGCAGCGGCGGCACGGGGGGCAACGGCGGGATCGGCGGCAAGGGCTACGACGCCAACACGTTGGGTCTTCTGGGCGATGCCGGCACGGACGGCGGCCGCGGCGGTGACGGCGGCATCGGAGGGGCGGCCGGCGGCACCGGGGCCCACAGCGGCAACGGCGGCACCGGCGGTGGTGGCGGCGCCGGCGGCGATGGCGCCGACGGCACGCTGCTGACCAACGCCGGGGATGGTGGCGACGGCGGAGTCGGCGGCAACGGTGGCTCGGCTGGGTCGACCACCAACGGAGGCTCGGAGGGCTCCAACGGCGGCGGCGGCACCGGCGGCACGGGCGGCAACGGCGGCAACGGCTACGACGCCAGTGGCCTGACCGGCACCGGCACCTCCGGCACGAACGGCGGCAGCGGCGGCACGGGCGGCGACGGCGGCGCCCCCGGCGGCACTGGCGCGACCGGCGGCCAGGGCGGCGACGGGGGCAAGGGCGGCTACGGCGGCAACGGGGCGACCGGAACGGGCAACGCCGGAACCGGGGGCGCCGGCGGCAACGGCGGGGACGGCGGCGACCCGGGACGGGGCGGCATTCCGGGAGCGGCCGGTGGCACCATGGGCGCCGAGGGAGCCGGCGGCGACGGCGGCAAGGGCGGCGCCGGAGGTGACGGGGGCGCCGGTGCCGCGGGCGCAAACTCGCTGCCTCAGTTGCAGCTGTCGCAGGCGCCCACCGGCACGGCGGGGACGTCGTCGTCGATCAACGGCGGAGCGGGCACCGACGCGACCAACACTCAGGAAACGGGCGGAACCGGTGGGGCGGGTTACGGCAGCCCACTCGGCCTCAACCCGACCGGCGGAAACGGTGGCACCGGCGGCAACGGCGGCCCACTCGGCACGGGCGGGACGGGTGGCGCCGGTGGCGGTGGCTCGGTGCTCGGCGGGCGCGGCGGCGACGGCGGCGACGGCGGCAGTGGCGGCCTTGGGGGTGCCGGCGGTGGCGGCGGTGGCGTTTTGCTGGGGACCAGCGGCGGGACCGCCGGCAACGGTGGCACCGGCGGCGACGGCGGGAGCGGAGGGCTCACCGGTGGCATCGGCGGCCCCGGTGGAAGCGTCGCCGTCGGTCTGGGCAGCCACGGCGGTAACGGCGGCACCGGCGGTAACGGTGGCACCGGTGCCACCGGCGGCACAGGCGGCACGGGAGGCCACGGCGGCACGGGAGGCGCCGGCGGCGCGAACGGAGGCAGCGGCGGTGCGGGCGGCGCAGGCGGTGCCGGCGGCCAGGGCGGCACCGGTGCCACCGGAGGCTACGGCGGCATGGGCGGCGCCGGCGGCGACGTGCTCGTCGGCGCCGGTGCCGGCAGCCAGGCCGGCAACGGCGGAACGGGCGGCACCGGCGGCACCGGCGGGATCGGCGGCACGGGCGGCACCGGTGGAAACGGTGGAAACGGCGGCGCTCCCGGTGCCGGCGGCAACGGCACGGGCGGCGGGGGCGGAGCGGGCGGCGCCGCGGGCACCGGCGGCACCGGGGGCGGTAGCGGTACCGGCGGCGACGGTGGTCGCGGCGGTCTCAGTGTGCTCGGTGCGGGCGGCGTTGCCGGCGGCCAGGGCGGCACCGGCGCGGCCGGCGGCGCCGGCAGCGGCGGCGGCCAAGGCGCCGACGGCAGCGCCGGGTGA
- a CDS encoding TetR/AcrR family transcriptional regulator produces the protein MAALLSAARDVFAERGFHGSTIGEISARAGLTTGAFYSNFDSKDALFLALFDQHSQDVVERLKNIVSEALRSEDPIATLVAAMAEGHEEDPGWFLLSMEYTLHAIRNPAAARALADHDRRLRGELVGLLTLLLERSGHRGNVDLDMLARLLVAIHEGSLAQSLVERDTLPVGELERAYLATILHSVFASDVSVQPSARAKPGRRRSVRT, from the coding sequence ATGGCCGCCCTGCTGAGTGCAGCTCGAGATGTGTTCGCGGAGCGCGGTTTTCACGGATCAACGATCGGAGAGATCAGTGCGCGCGCGGGATTGACAACGGGCGCTTTCTACTCGAACTTCGACAGCAAGGACGCACTGTTTCTCGCGCTGTTCGATCAGCACAGCCAGGATGTCGTCGAACGGCTCAAGAACATCGTCAGCGAAGCGCTTCGCTCCGAGGATCCGATCGCCACGCTGGTTGCGGCGATGGCAGAGGGACACGAAGAGGACCCGGGCTGGTTCTTACTGTCCATGGAGTACACGCTGCATGCGATTCGTAATCCCGCAGCTGCCCGGGCGCTTGCGGATCATGACCGAAGACTACGCGGGGAACTCGTCGGGCTCCTGACGCTGCTGCTCGAAAGATCAGGACACCGGGGCAATGTCGATCTCGACATGTTGGCCCGACTGCTGGTCGCGATTCACGAGGGAAGTCTGGCGCAAAGCCTGGTGGAACGCGACACGTTGCCCGTGGGCGAACTCGAACGCGCTTATCTGGCCACTATCCTGCACTCGGTGTTCGCCAGCGATGTGTCCGTCCAACCCTCCGCACGCGCAAAACCCGGCAGACGCCGGTCCGTCCGCACGTGA
- a CDS encoding amidohydrolase family protein → MTIDVWMQHPTARFLRSEMLASLRRWTGGSMPDTDVPIEATVAAMDAAAVDFGLLSAWRGPFGQDLVSNDEVAQWIALYPQRFAGLATVDLDRPMEAVRELRRRVTDGFVGLRVVPWLWDAPPTDRRYYPLFAECVESGVPFCTQVGHTGPLRPSETGRPIPYIDQVALDFPELVIVCGHVGYPWTEEMVAVARKHENVHIDTSAYTARRLPDELVRFMKTGTGQRKVLFGTNYPMIAHAHALAGLDELGLSEEARDDFLHRNAERVFRLQANR, encoded by the coding sequence ATGACGATCGACGTGTGGATGCAGCACCCGACCGCGCGGTTTCTGCGCAGCGAGATGCTGGCGTCCCTGCGGCGCTGGACCGGCGGATCCATGCCCGACACCGACGTCCCGATCGAGGCCACCGTGGCGGCGATGGACGCCGCCGCCGTCGACTTCGGGCTGCTCAGCGCGTGGCGCGGGCCCTTCGGGCAGGACCTGGTCTCCAACGACGAGGTCGCGCAGTGGATCGCGCTGTATCCCCAGCGGTTTGCCGGGCTGGCCACCGTCGACCTCGACCGCCCGATGGAGGCGGTGCGGGAGCTGCGCCGACGTGTCACCGACGGTTTCGTGGGGCTGCGGGTGGTGCCGTGGCTGTGGGATGCGCCGCCTACCGATCGCCGCTACTACCCGTTGTTCGCCGAGTGTGTCGAGTCGGGCGTGCCGTTCTGCACGCAGGTCGGTCACACCGGCCCGCTGCGGCCCTCGGAGACCGGGCGCCCGATTCCCTACATCGACCAGGTGGCCCTGGACTTCCCGGAGCTGGTGATCGTCTGCGGGCATGTTGGATATCCGTGGACCGAGGAGATGGTCGCCGTCGCGCGCAAGCACGAGAACGTCCACATCGACACCTCGGCATATACCGCCCGCCGCCTGCCGGACGAGCTGGTGCGATTCATGAAAACCGGTACGGGACAACGCAAGGTCCTGTTCGGCACCAACTACCCGATGATCGCGCACGCACACGCTCTGGCGGGGCTGGACGAATTGGGGCTCAGCGAGGAGGCCCGGGATGACTTCCTGCACCGCAACGCCGAACGTGTATTCAGACTGCAGGCAAACAGGTGA